From the genome of Fusobacterium varium, one region includes:
- a CDS encoding DUF218 domain: MYKRELIGLGVPAEDIVIEEKSRNTKENAVYIKKMMEEAKEKKAVLITSAFHMPRSVKTFDKGEEGLIFYPAPCDFMAKSETENFFDYIPKYVNFKKLGLLLKEYIGMVYYKIRY; the protein is encoded by the coding sequence GTGTACAAGAGAGAACTGATAGGGTTAGGAGTTCCAGCTGAAGATATTGTAATAGAGGAAAAAAGCAGAAATACAAAAGAAAATGCTGTATATATAAAAAAGATGATGGAAGAGGCAAAGGAAAAAAAGGCAGTATTAATTACATCAGCATTTCATATGCCTAGAAGTGTAAAAACTTTTGATAAAGGAGAGGAGGGATTAATATTTTATCCTGCTCCTTGTGATTTTATGGCAAAAAGTGAAACTGAAAATTTCTTTGATTACATTCCCAAGTATGTTAATTTTAAAAAATTGGGATTACTCTTGAAAGAATACATTGGAATGGTGTATTATAAAATAAGATATTAA